In Aspergillus flavus chromosome 3, complete sequence, one genomic interval encodes:
- a CDS encoding CRAL/TRIO domain protein, with protein MSIATVETGYVGNLTQDQEEKLLQLWRIFLRSCDAELYRTDTNRSGQTTSTTSPKQRRRLFSLSWSEDTSKTNDSPPVPAKLLSELEAMKMNAQEIKLIQQVLTKLKPDERRSAFFAMMKQDHPDTFLLRYLRAEKWNVPKGFVKFVSALEWWSKQQQVETEVIRKGELHALQQSQSSTSSNEKKDGEGFIAQLRMGKGFFHGSDKSGRPICVVRARTHKPGAQTEKALNSYILWNIEVMRLLLVPPVETMTLIFDLTNFALSNMEYAPVKFIIECFQENYPESLGYMLFYNAPWFFSGIWKVIRGWLDPVVAAKVHFVNSVEDLEQFIDRSQIVKELGGDEDWTYEYVEPEQDENAQLQDTTTRDSIMAQHQQIGEELFEATSMWLSAKDKGNMGDASQQKDRRADIAMRLRENYWKLDPYVRSRTLLDRIGVIQAHGNIDFYPVKEGQGESKEVNEKDVKAVVDQVEYANGPQVASAA; from the exons ATGAGTATCGCAACCGTAGAAACGGGGTACGTGGGGAACCTCacccaagaccaagaagagAAACTCCTACAGCTAtggaggatcttcttgcgaTCGTGCGACGCCGAGTTATATCGCACAGACACGAATCGGAGTGGCCAAACTACCTCCACAACATCACCTAAACAGCGCAGAAGACTCTTCTCGCTATCATGGTCGGAGGACACGAGCAAAACGAACGACTCGCCTCCGGTGCCTGCCAAACTGCTTTCCGAGCTTGAagcgatgaagatgaacgCACAGGAGATCAAGTTAATTCAGCAAGTTCTGACCAAGCTCAAGCCGGACGAGCGTCGCTCGGCTTTCTTTGCTATGATGAAACAAGACCATCCAGACACATTCCTTCTCAGATACTTACGTGCCGAGAAGTGGAATGTTCCCAAAGGTTTTGTCAAGTTCGTATCAGCATTGGAGTGGTGGAGCAAGCAGCAACAAGTAGAAACCGAGGTAATCCGCAAAGGAGAGCTTCATGCATTGCAACAGTCGCAGAGCAGCACTTCCAGCAATGAGAAAAAGGACGGTGAGGGCTTTATAGCCCAATTGCGCATGGGTAAGGGCTTTTTTCATGGCTCCGATAAATCCGGTCGTCCTATTTGTGTTGTGAGAGCACGCACCCATAAGCCAGGCGCGCAGACTGAAAAGGCGCTCAATTCATATATTTTGTGGAACATCGAGGTGATGCGACTGCTGCTTGTTCCTCCTGTTGAGACCATG ACACTAATCTTCGACTTGACAAACTTTGCTCTTTCAAATATG GAGTACGCTCCAGTCAAGTTCATTATCGAATGCTTCCAGGAAAACTATCCCGAATCGCTTGGATACATGCTCTTCTATAATGCCCCATGGTTCTTCTCCG GAATCTGGAAGGTCATCCGGGGCTGGCTTGACCCGGTTGTGGCCGCCAAAGTTCACTTCGTGAACTCAGTTGAAGACCTGGAGCAATTCATCGATCGATCCCAGATTGTGAAGGAACTTGGCGGTGATGAAGACTGGACCTACGAATACGTAGAGCCTGAACAAGACGAAAATGCTCAACTTCAAGACACGACCACCAGAGACTCTATCATGGCCCAGCACCAACAGATCGGAGAGGAACTCTTCGAAGCAACTTCGATGTGGCTTTCTGCCAAGGACAAGGGGAATATGGGTGATGCTTCACAGCAAAAAGATCGTAGGGCGGATATCGCCATGCGGTTGCGGGAGAATTATTGGAAGCTGGATCCGTACGTACGTTCCCGTACGCTTCTGGATCGCATTGGTGTGATTCAAGCTCATGGCAATATCGACTTTTATCCCGTTAAAGAGGGCCAGGGGGAGAGCAAGGAGGTCAATGAGAAGGACGTGAAGGCTGTGGTTGATCAAGTGGAGTATGCAAATGGGCCACAAGTGGCCAGTGCAGCTTGA
- a CDS encoding uncharacterized protein (expressed protein), whose protein sequence is MFSGLLLFCKQPNTRVFPRIFLISHDRNEITLTFGTLDRHYRNFLLRKTHASRFLTLYEYGPFRLYDASNMEQVACIVLAFVLGVGKGR, encoded by the coding sequence ATGTTTTCTGGACTTCTGCTTTTTTGTAAGCAACCTAACACAAGAGTCTTCCCCAGAATCTTTCTGATTTCCCATGACCGAAACGAAATCACCTTGACTTTTGGAACCCTCGATCGCCACTATCGCAACTTTTTACTAAGAAAGACTCATGCCTCCCGCTTCCTCACTCTTTACGAATACGGCCCATTTCGCCTATATGACGCTTCTAATATGGAGCAAGTGGCTTGTATTGTTTTGGCATTTGTTCTGGGTGTGGGGAAAGGCAGGTAG
- a CDS encoding putative 2-amino-3-carboxymuconate-6-semialdehyde decarboxylase, which produces MPPQGWLDIHGHFYLPQAPGEAEALAESFRAACFMVSRPVTWEVESILRLEKLKEANTYAASLVSKYPSRFGLLAALPTDDPELCLSEIKRTTSTFEIPADGFAVTTVHKGVGLGDPRLEPVWDVLNSRKAVVHIHPNAYAAPTNGRPSPLIEVAFDTARTVVDMLYNDVFRRYSDIKFVLAHCGGVLPVLSGRLALLGTEEWVPNPNDITRKEIEEQLGRFFVDTAATAKAGLQPAVKMVGLENVVYGADCGVPCSTEQTMEENRKDIMDFEAQNDIPRGTILANGWKLFPQAAARVTANDV; this is translated from the exons ATGCCACCCCAAGGCTGGCTAGACATCCACGGACATTTCTACCTACCCCAAGCACCAGGCGAAGCAGAAGCCCTAGCCGAATCCTTCCGAGCAGCATGCTTCATGGTCTCGCGGCCCGTAACATGGGAAGTCGAGTCCATCCTCCG tctcgagaagctcaaggaagcCAATACCTACGCCGCGTCACTTGTGTCAAAATATCCCTCCCGCTTTGGACTCCTGGCGGCGCTTCCAACCGACGATCCAGAGCTGTGCCTTAGCGAAATCAAACGAACAACATCGACATTCGAGATCCCAGCGGATGGATTCGCTGTGACGACCGTTCACAAGGGTGTCGGGCTGGGAGATCCCCGTCTCGAACCTGTTTGGGATGTGCTGAACTCTCGGAAGGCGGTTGTTCATATCCACCCTAATGCTTACGCGGCGCCAACAAACGGTCGTCCGTCGCCATTGATTGAGGTGGCTTTTGATACGGCAAGAACTGTTGTTGATATGCTTTACAATGATGTCTTCCGCCGCTATTCTGATATCAAATTTGTTCTAGCGCACTGTGGTGGAGTGTTGCCCGTTCTGTCTGGTCGGTTGGCGTTGCTTGGAACAGAGGAATGGGTGCCGAATCCGAATGATATCACGAGaaaggagattgaggagcAGCTTGGGCGTTTTTTCGTTGACACGGCTGCAACTGCGAAGGCGGGGCTTCAGCCAGCTGTGAAGATGGTAGGACTTGAGAATGTGGTGTATGGGGCGGATTGTGGCGTGCCGTGTTCTACTGAACAGACTATGGaggagaatagaaaagatatcaTGGATTTCGAAGCACAGAATGATATTCCTAGGGGTACAATTCTTGCTAACGGGTGGAAGCTGTTTCCTCAGGCGGCGGCAAGGGTAACGGCGAATGATGTATAA